From Streptomyces sp. NBC_00775, one genomic window encodes:
- a CDS encoding ABC-F family ATP-binding cassette domain-containing protein gives MAVNLVNVESVSKVYGTRALLDGVSLGVSEGDRIGVVGRNGDGKTTLIRMLAKLEEADTGRVTHSGGLHLGVLTQHDSLDPTATVRHEVIRDMADHEWAGNAKIRDVLTGLFGGLDLPGFPQGLDTVIGPLSGGERRRIALAKLLIEEQDLIILDEPTNHLDVEGIAWLAQHLRERRSALVCVTHDRWFLDQVCTRMWDVQKGAVYEYEGGYSDYVFARAERERIAATEEVKRQNLVRKELAWLRRGAPARTSKPRFRVEAANELIADVPPPRDKSELMKFASSRLGKTVFDLEDVTVQAGPKVLLKHLTWQLGPGDRVGLVGVNGAGKTSLLRAMAEAARSEGEQQPVAGRISTGKTVKLAYLSQEVAELDPTWRVLQAVQAVRDRVDLGTGRELTAGQLCETFGFNKEKQWTPVGDLSGGERRRLQLLRLLMDEPNVLFLDEPTNDLDIETLTQLEDLLDGWPGSMIVISHDRFFIERTTDNVFALLGDGTLRMLPRGIDEYLERRKRMEEVAAAAVLAAAPAPAKAASAADARAAKKELQKIERQLDKISEKETKLHDQIADNATDFARVAKLDTELRELAGEREELEMRWLELAEDA, from the coding sequence ATGGCCGTCAACCTGGTCAATGTCGAGTCCGTCAGCAAGGTGTACGGCACCCGTGCCCTGCTCGACGGAGTCTCCCTCGGCGTCAGCGAGGGTGACCGCATCGGCGTGGTCGGCCGGAACGGCGACGGCAAGACGACGCTCATCCGGATGCTCGCCAAGCTGGAGGAGGCCGACACCGGCCGCGTCACGCACTCCGGCGGCCTGCACCTGGGGGTACTGACGCAGCATGACTCCCTCGACCCCACGGCCACCGTCCGCCACGAGGTCATCCGCGACATGGCCGACCACGAGTGGGCGGGCAACGCCAAGATCAGGGACGTACTGACGGGCTTGTTCGGCGGGCTCGATCTGCCGGGGTTCCCGCAGGGGCTCGACACCGTCATCGGTCCGCTCTCCGGCGGTGAGCGCCGCCGTATCGCGCTCGCCAAGCTGCTCATCGAGGAGCAGGACCTGATCATCCTCGACGAGCCCACCAACCACCTGGACGTGGAGGGCATCGCCTGGCTCGCCCAGCATCTGCGCGAGCGCCGCTCCGCGCTGGTGTGCGTCACCCACGACCGGTGGTTCCTCGACCAGGTCTGCACCCGCATGTGGGACGTGCAGAAGGGCGCGGTGTACGAGTACGAGGGCGGGTACTCCGACTACGTCTTCGCGCGCGCCGAGCGGGAGCGCATCGCCGCCACGGAGGAAGTCAAGCGGCAGAACCTCGTGCGCAAGGAGCTGGCCTGGCTGCGGCGCGGCGCCCCCGCCCGTACCTCCAAGCCGCGCTTCCGCGTCGAGGCCGCCAACGAACTCATCGCGGATGTGCCGCCGCCCCGCGACAAGAGCGAGCTGATGAAGTTCGCCAGCTCACGGCTCGGCAAGACCGTGTTCGATCTCGAAGACGTGACCGTGCAGGCGGGCCCGAAGGTCCTGCTCAAGCACCTCACCTGGCAGCTCGGCCCCGGCGACCGCGTCGGACTCGTGGGCGTGAACGGCGCCGGCAAGACCTCCCTCCTGCGCGCCATGGCCGAGGCCGCCCGCAGCGAGGGCGAGCAGCAGCCGGTCGCCGGGCGCATCTCCACCGGCAAGACCGTCAAGCTCGCCTACCTCTCCCAGGAAGTCGCCGAGCTCGACCCGACCTGGCGCGTGCTTCAGGCCGTCCAGGCCGTCCGCGACCGCGTCGACCTCGGCACGGGGCGCGAACTGACCGCGGGGCAGCTCTGCGAGACGTTCGGCTTCAACAAGGAGAAGCAGTGGACGCCTGTGGGGGACCTGAGCGGTGGTGAGCGGCGGCGCCTCCAGTTGCTGCGCCTGCTGATGGACGAGCCCAACGTCCTCTTCCTCGACGAGCCCACCAACGACCTCGACATCGAGACCCTCACCCAGCTGGAAGACCTGCTCGACGGGTGGCCCGGCTCGATGATCGTGATCTCCCACGACCGGTTCTTCATCGAGCGCACGACGGACAACGTGTTCGCGCTGCTCGGCGACGGCACCCTGCGCATGCTGCCGCGCGGCATCGACGAGTACCTGGAGCGGCGCAAGCGCATGGAGGAGGTCGCCGCGGCCGCCGTACTCGCCGCCGCGCCCGCGCCCGCCAAGGCCGCGTCCGCCGCCGACGCCCGCGCCGCCAAGAAGGAGCTCCAGAAGATCGAACGGCAGCTGGACAAGATCTCCGAGAAGGAGACCAAGCTGCACGACCAAATCGCCGACAACGCCACCGACTTCGCCCGGGTCGCCAAACTCGACACCGAGTTGCGCGAGTTGGCCGGGGAGCGCGAGGAGCTGGAGATGCGCTGGCTGGAGCTCGCGGAGGACGCGTAA
- a CDS encoding outer membrane protein assembly factor BamB family protein, translating into MSQPPNQPPQGGFGAPQDQPPAGGFGAPQDPRAQGGFGAPPNAPQDPRSQGAPPNSPHAPQGTPPPPAQPPQAPAPPQAPPAGPPQSQPQPEPGYGYPQQPGPYAQPGPYAQPQQPPQPGPYGQPGPYGQPQPGYGYPPQAQYPGAPGTPPPGGPGGGSKNPFKGKPAVVIGAAVAALLVVGGTVWAVGSGSDDGKKSSAEKSHSPSPKASASDDPVNPGDGSGNGGEDPQNLNEGRQAGEAKVLWYKEAPDAPGSGADAPGLWITDKAAVKAAYKQVFAYNVGDGKPTWDAITFPQKICAATPQKTSDDKVVVAYMSGSSDSAKCNQLQQIDLGTGAKGWSGKVADGALFDSTLSLELSIAGDTLVAGRSMSGTAYDVSSGKKLWDKAKYGSSCYPAGFAGGAKLLSVASCGAGSDTEHDEVQELDPVTGKAKWTTKIPKGWRVERAYSVAPVVLYMTNDDKKTVNVTTLKNNGDVRSQLKSEDTFAPECGYAILDRDLTGCQGAVADANTLYLPTEAKSGANEVVAFSLETGKEKWRVKSPLDESMMPLKMDGTNLIAYVEPSYDAGGRIVSIPTTGSSHTTTTLLQNPQGTADIENGFFSKAVDYVDGRFYISTTRLTGNDEAKEKLMLAYGK; encoded by the coding sequence ATGAGTCAGCCGCCCAATCAGCCGCCGCAGGGCGGCTTCGGAGCACCACAGGATCAGCCGCCGGCGGGGGGTTTCGGCGCGCCGCAGGACCCGCGGGCGCAAGGCGGATTCGGCGCGCCCCCCAACGCACCGCAGGACCCGCGGTCGCAGGGCGCGCCCCCCAACTCGCCCCACGCGCCCCAGGGCACGCCCCCTCCGCCCGCGCAGCCGCCCCAGGCGCCCGCGCCCCCGCAGGCTCCGCCCGCCGGTCCTCCGCAATCGCAGCCGCAGCCGGAGCCCGGTTACGGATACCCCCAGCAGCCGGGCCCCTACGCCCAGCCGGGCCCGTACGCGCAGCCGCAACAGCCGCCGCAGCCGGGGCCGTACGGTCAGCCCGGTCCCTACGGGCAGCCGCAGCCGGGTTACGGATATCCGCCCCAGGCGCAGTACCCGGGAGCGCCCGGCACCCCGCCGCCCGGTGGGCCCGGCGGTGGTTCCAAGAACCCCTTCAAGGGCAAGCCCGCCGTGGTCATCGGCGCCGCCGTGGCCGCGCTGCTCGTGGTCGGCGGCACCGTATGGGCCGTCGGCAGCGGGAGTGACGACGGCAAGAAGTCCAGCGCCGAGAAGAGCCACAGCCCGAGCCCGAAGGCTTCTGCCTCGGACGATCCGGTCAACCCCGGTGACGGCAGCGGCAACGGCGGTGAGGACCCGCAGAACCTCAACGAGGGCCGCCAGGCCGGTGAGGCGAAGGTGCTCTGGTACAAGGAGGCGCCGGACGCGCCCGGTTCCGGTGCCGACGCCCCCGGTCTGTGGATCACCGACAAGGCCGCGGTGAAGGCGGCGTACAAGCAGGTCTTCGCGTACAACGTCGGGGACGGAAAGCCCACTTGGGACGCGATCACCTTCCCGCAGAAGATCTGCGCGGCCACTCCGCAGAAGACGTCGGACGACAAGGTCGTCGTGGCGTACATGAGCGGTTCCAGTGACAGCGCCAAGTGCAACCAGCTCCAGCAGATCGACCTCGGCACCGGCGCCAAGGGCTGGAGCGGGAAGGTCGCCGACGGCGCGCTCTTCGACAGCACGCTCTCCCTCGAACTGTCCATCGCCGGTGACACGTTGGTGGCCGGCCGTTCGATGTCCGGTACGGCGTACGACGTCAGCAGCGGCAAGAAGCTGTGGGACAAGGCGAAGTACGGTTCGAGCTGCTACCCGGCCGGGTTCGCGGGCGGTGCCAAGCTGCTGTCCGTGGCGTCCTGCGGGGCCGGCAGCGACACCGAGCACGACGAGGTGCAGGAGCTGGACCCGGTCACCGGCAAGGCCAAGTGGACCACGAAGATCCCCAAGGGCTGGCGGGTCGAGCGCGCGTACTCCGTCGCCCCCGTCGTCCTCTATATGACCAACGACGACAAGAAGACGGTCAACGTCACCACGCTGAAGAACAACGGCGACGTCCGTTCGCAGCTCAAGAGCGAGGACACGTTCGCGCCCGAGTGCGGCTACGCCATCCTCGACCGCGATCTGACCGGCTGCCAGGGTGCCGTCGCCGACGCCAACACCCTCTATCTGCCGACCGAGGCGAAGAGCGGCGCCAACGAGGTCGTCGCGTTCAGCCTCGAGACCGGCAAGGAGAAGTGGCGCGTCAAGTCCCCGTTGGACGAGTCGATGATGCCGCTGAAGATGGACGGTACGAACCTCATCGCGTACGTCGAGCCGTCGTACGACGCCGGCGGCCGGATCGTGTCGATCCCGACGACCGGCAGCAGCCACACGACGACGACGCTGCTGCAGAACCCGCAGGGCACCGCCGACATCGAGAACGGTTTCTTCTCGAAGGCGGTCGACTACGTGGACGGGCGCTTCTACATCTCCACCACCCGGCTGACGGGCAATGACGAGGCGAAGGAGAAGTTGATGCTGGCCTACGGCAAGTGA
- a CDS encoding outer membrane protein assembly factor BamB family protein, which produces MSQPPPPPPPNQPPQGGFGAPQDPPPGGFGAPQDPPPGGFGAPTPPPPAQGPGYGYPQTPPPPQAPAAPQSPPPTPPQGQPQQPYGYPQTPPPPAQPGYGYPGQQPQYGAPGQQPPYGAPGQQTPYGYPQPQTMPMQPQAPQGGGGGRKFNSQVVIIVAAVAAVALIIGGGVWYASSSGKDDSKNNSSGSSGGIGGKDGKDDGKTTGSTGKEKVPSNTSSTVLFQIPAPAVKDDDSSVTTVGSWLTDKVYAKSGNAEVDGYDPKSGAKLWTIKLPGPVCQASRHSTDANRTAIIYEPAMPTKKDPSHGCSQLAALDLDTGTKLWTKTVKSGDEDISLDNVTVSANTVAAGSTSGGAAFDISTGKQLWAPKPTDSCYDAGYGGGDKLVAVRKCGEYGSTRQLHIQTIDPKSGTVISEYKMSPGIEYASVVSTNPLVVAADVGDSAGDGSGISDFFSIDNKTGKLRTRISAPGKTYAARCDGITRIEYCFALAVGNDKLYIPTEEHDGSGDYSRTNEIVSFDLATGKQTGQRADAGDGYSITPLRMDGGNLLAYKSPPYDKGGQVVSIDGTSFKETKLLENPSTEATRDAETSMLPDYAELIYKDGRLYMSAVYASKLSVSDDKEYLAMAFGAQ; this is translated from the coding sequence ATGAGTCAGCCGCCGCCCCCGCCACCGCCGAACCAGCCCCCGCAGGGCGGTTTCGGCGCGCCCCAGGACCCGCCGCCGGGTGGTTTCGGTGCCCCGCAGGACCCGCCCCCCGGCGGTTTCGGCGCCCCGACACCCCCGCCGCCCGCGCAGGGCCCCGGCTACGGCTACCCGCAGACGCCCCCGCCTCCGCAGGCGCCCGCGGCCCCGCAGTCGCCCCCGCCGACCCCGCCGCAGGGCCAGCCCCAGCAGCCGTACGGCTACCCGCAGACGCCGCCGCCCCCGGCCCAGCCCGGCTACGGCTACCCGGGCCAGCAGCCGCAGTACGGTGCTCCGGGCCAGCAGCCGCCGTATGGCGCTCCGGGCCAGCAGACCCCGTACGGCTACCCCCAGCCGCAGACCATGCCGATGCAGCCGCAGGCTCCCCAAGGGGGAGGCGGCGGGCGGAAGTTCAACAGCCAGGTGGTCATCATCGTGGCGGCCGTGGCGGCCGTCGCACTGATCATCGGCGGCGGTGTCTGGTACGCGAGCTCGTCCGGCAAGGACGACAGCAAGAACAACTCCTCCGGTTCGAGCGGCGGCATCGGCGGCAAGGACGGCAAGGACGACGGCAAGACCACCGGCTCCACCGGCAAGGAGAAGGTCCCGTCCAACACGAGTTCCACGGTGCTGTTCCAGATCCCCGCGCCCGCCGTGAAGGACGACGACAGCAGCGTCACCACCGTCGGCTCCTGGCTCACCGACAAGGTGTACGCCAAGAGCGGCAACGCCGAGGTCGACGGCTACGACCCCAAGTCCGGCGCGAAGCTGTGGACGATCAAGCTCCCCGGCCCGGTGTGCCAGGCCAGCCGGCACAGCACCGACGCCAACCGGACGGCGATCATCTACGAGCCCGCCATGCCGACCAAGAAGGACCCCTCCCACGGCTGCAGCCAGCTCGCCGCCCTCGACCTCGACACCGGCACGAAGCTGTGGACCAAGACGGTCAAGTCCGGTGACGAGGACATCAGCCTCGACAACGTCACCGTGAGCGCGAACACGGTCGCCGCGGGCAGCACCAGCGGCGGCGCCGCGTTCGACATCTCCACCGGCAAGCAGCTGTGGGCGCCGAAGCCGACCGACAGCTGCTACGACGCCGGGTACGGCGGCGGCGACAAGCTGGTCGCGGTCCGCAAGTGCGGTGAGTACGGCAGCACCCGTCAGCTGCACATCCAGACCATCGACCCGAAGTCCGGGACGGTGATCTCCGAGTACAAGATGTCGCCCGGCATCGAGTACGCGAGCGTCGTGTCGACCAACCCGCTGGTCGTCGCGGCCGACGTCGGCGACTCCGCCGGTGACGGCAGCGGCATCTCGGACTTCTTCTCCATCGACAACAAGACCGGCAAGCTGCGTACGAGGATCTCGGCGCCCGGAAAGACGTACGCCGCCCGGTGCGACGGCATCACCAGGATCGAGTACTGCTTCGCGCTCGCCGTCGGCAACGACAAGCTCTACATCCCGACCGAGGAGCACGACGGCTCCGGCGACTACAGCCGGACCAACGAGATCGTCTCCTTCGACCTCGCCACCGGAAAGCAGACCGGCCAGCGCGCCGACGCGGGTGACGGCTACTCCATCACCCCGCTGCGCATGGACGGCGGCAACCTCCTCGCGTACAAGTCTCCGCCGTACGACAAGGGTGGGCAGGTCGTCAGCATCGACGGCACGTCCTTCAAGGAGACCAAGCTCCTGGAGAACCCGTCGACGGAGGCGACCCGTGACGCGGAGACCAGCATGCTCCCGGACTATGCCGAGCTGATCTACAAGGACGGCCGGCTGTACATGTCCGCGGTCTACGCCTCCAAGTTGTCGGTCTCGGACGACAAGGAGTACCTGGCGATGGCCTTCGGAGCGCAGTAG